CGTTACTGGGACGACGCGCACGCCACCGAGGTGTCCGTCTGCTGGGGATGCGCGCGTCCGCACTGGTCCCTCGACGACCACGACACACCGCCGTACCCGCTCCACGTCACCGTCGAGGGCGAGTTCAAGTGGCACCCGCTGCGGGCTGAGGAGTTCGGGGACTTCGCACCCGACGACCCCACGGCCGGTCTGGACCTGTCCGACGGCCTGGTCACCGCTCTGAAGACCTGGGCGAAGGAGATCGACGACACCCTGAACCGGGATCTGCGGGACCGGGTGGACGGCAAGTACGACGCCGCATGGCAGCGGCTGTTCGACGCCGGGGCGGACCTCGCCCGGCGCGTCGCGCACGAACTCGGCCCGGCCCGCACGGTGACGTACAAGGGCCTGGCCAACGGCGGCGGCCTGGCCGCACTGACGTCCGTCACCTGGCGGGGTGACCGGGAGCTGTAGGCGCGAGGAGGGGGACGGACAGTGCGCAGCGTCGATGACGCGGACTTCGGCGTGTTCTGGCTGATGAGCGTGTTCCACGCGGACTGGACCCGGTACGGACACCGATTCGTCCCTCTTCTCGGAGGATCCACCGGTGTCACCTCGGGAGAGCAGTGGATGGAGACACTCATCGGCCTGTGCGACACGTGGCTGTCCAGGCATGCCCGGACCGGTGAGCCTGTCGCCGCCCCCGCCGAACGGGACGGCCCGGAACCGGCCGACGCGGTCCTCGCCGAGATCGCGGCGGCGGCCTTCGTGCCGGACGACGTCAAGCGGGCGCTGACGGAGTTCGTCCGGCGCTGCACCCCGGACCTCGGGTTCCGCCTGCTGTTGCGGGCGGTGCAGCAGATCGGCACGGCGTCCGGCGCGACGCTCGCACCGGAGCACTACGCGCGGCTGGCGGCACTGGGATCGGCGCCGCGGTACGGCGAGTTCGTCGTGTCGGAGGTGCGACATCTGGTGGAGCCGCCTCGGGCACGTGATGGGCTTCTTCCACCAGGACTGGATCTGCGAGGGACCCGCCGCCGACGTCGTAGCGAAACACCTGGGCGAGGAGAGCGCCCGATGAGGTCCTGGCGGTCCAGCGCGACGCCCGGGCCCTTCTCGACCCCCTTTGCGGTGATCGCTCGAAGCTCGGTATGTACTGCGTCCCGGCCGTCCACAGCACCTCCAGCGTCCTGGCCCCGCCGAGGTGCGCCGCGCTCTCGTCGGGTGTGCTCGCCGCTGCACCCCGGACCTGGCCTTCCGGGTGTTGCTGAAAGCCATGGTGTACGCCCCTGACGGCACGCTCTTCGCGGCCCGGTACCAGCGGATGGAGGCGCGCGGATCGGCTCTCCGCTACGGCGAGTTCGTAGTGGAGAGCGTCAAGTTCCTGGTCGAGGAGCCGTAGCGGCCGCGTCAGGGCACCGTCCGCCGGCCCGTGCTGGCCCGCTCCGTCATTCGCGGTGGTAACAAGGTCGACTCCGGTACCGGTGCCCCGTCCAGTTTCCTGATCAGGAGTTCCACCGCTCGGGTGCCCAGCTCCGCTGCGGGGAGGGTGACCGAGGTGATGGGGACGTGGGTCGACTCGGCCAGTTCGTCGGGGCAGATCGCGGTGATCGACAGGTCGGTGGGGACGCGTAGGCCCAGGTGGGCGAAGGCGTCGACCAAGGGCTCCAGCAGGGGTTCGTTGTGGACGACCACGCCCGTCAACGCGGGCTGCTCGCGCAGGAGTTGTTCGGCGACCCCGCGGGCCGCGTCCGGCTCGCAGGGCAGCACCGTCGAGGACATCCCGGCGCGGTCGGCGGCGGCCGTGAAGCCCTGGACCACCCGCCCGGCGTACGCCGTCCCGCGGACGTACACCTCGGGCGGGGAGCCGATCAGGGCCACCGAGCGGTGGCCCAGGCGGGCCAGGTGCTCCACGCACGCCTCGCCCGCCGCCTGGAAGTCGAGGTCCACACAGGTCAGGCCGTCCGCGACGGCCGGAACGCCGATCAGCACCGACGGCAGGTCCAGTGCCCGCAGCAACGGCAGCCGGGGATCGTCGAGTTGGACGTCCATCATGACCAGCCCGTCGACCAGCGCCGTGTCCGCGACCCGGTGCAGACCCTCCTCGCCCTCCTCCTGCGTCAGCAGCAGCACGTCGTGGTCGTGGCGCCGGGCCGTGGTCACCACCGACACCGCGAACTGCATCACCGTCGGGACGTGGATCCCGGTGCGCAGGGGCACCACCAGCGCCAGGACGTTCGACCGCCGGCCGGCCAGGGCGCGGGCGCCCGCGTGCGGGCGGTAACCCAGCTCGCGGATGGCGTTCTCGACCCGTTGCCGGGTCTCCTCCGAGATCGGCCGCTTGCCGCTGAGGGCGTAGGAGACGGTGCTGGGGGAGACCCCGGCCCGCCGCGCCACATCCGTGATCTTCACCATCAGCCCAGCTCCAGCGAGAGGAAACCGGTGCCGGCCTGGGCCCGCACCACCCGGTCCCCGGCCGCCAGGCCCCAGGGCGCCGACGGGTCACCGCAGGACGCCCGCAGCGTGTCCCCTTCCCGTACGACGGTGAAGGCGACCTCGCCGGCCCGTACCGTGACCTGCTCGCCCCGCGCGAGACCGTACGCCCGCAGGGTCACCCCGTCGGCGTGGTCGTAGTCGGGGCGGTAGTCCACCGCGCCGACCGGGATCACCGCGCCGGGCCTGACCAGCAGCGGCACGCTCATGAAGTCGTGCCGCTCACGCACCCAGCGCGGGCCGGTCACCGTCTCGCCGGTCACGAAGTGGGTCCAGGTGCCCTCGGGGACGTAGTACGAGACGTCCCCGGAGTCGGTGAACACCGGTGCCACCAGGAGATCCGGGCCGAGCATGTACTGCCGCTCCAGGTGCGCGCACCCGGGGTCGTCCGGGAACTCCAGGAGCATCGCCCGCATCACCGGCACGCCCTCGGCATGGGCGGTGCGCGCGGCCTCGTACAGGTAGGGCATCAGGCTGAGCTTGAGGCGGGTGAAGTGGCGCAGGACGTCCACGGACTCCTCGTCGAACAGCCACGGCACGCGGTACGACGAGCTGCCGTGCAGGCGGCTGTGGGAGGACAGCAGGCCGAAGGCGAGCCAGCGTTTGAAAAGGGCAGGGCTCGGGGTGCCCTCGAAGCCGCCGATGTCGTGGCTCCAGAAGCCGAAGCCGGACAGCCCGAGGGACAGGCCGCCGCGCAGGGACTCCGCCATCGACTCGTAGGTCGCCTCGCAGTCGCCGCCCCAGTGCACCGGGAACTGCTGGCTGCCCGCGGTCGCCGAGCGGGCGAAGACCACCGCCTCCTGTTCGCCGCGGTGCTTGCGCAGCACGTCGAAGACGGTCCGGTTGTAGAGGTAGGTGTAGTAGTTGTGCATCCGCTCGGGGTCGGAGCCGTCGGACCACTCCACGTCCAGCGGCACCCGCTCGCCGAAGTCGGTCTTGAAGCAGTCCACGCCCTGCGCGAGCAGCGCCTCCAGCTTGGACGCGTACCAGTCGCGGGCAGCCGGGCTGGTGAAGTCGACCAGGGCCATGCCGGGTTGCCACAGGTCCCACTGCCAGACGCTGCCGTCGGGCCGCTTGAGGAGGTGGCCGAGCGCCTTGCCCTCCGCGAACAGGGGCGATCTCTGGGCGATGTACGGGTTGATCCACACCGACACCCTCAGGCCCCGCGCGTGCAGCCGGGCGAGCATGCCCTCCGGGTCGGGGAAGACCCGCGGGTCCCACTGGAAGTCGCACCAGTTGAACTCGCGCATCCAGAAGCAGTCGAAGTGGAAGACGGACAGGGGCAGTTCGCGGTCCTTCATGCCGTCGATGAAGGAGGTCACGGTCTCCTCGTCGTACGACGTCGTGAAGGACGTCGACAGCCACAGGCCGAAGGACCAGGCGGGCGGGAGGGCCGGGCGGCCGGTGAGGGCCGTGTACTTGCGGATGATCTCCTTGGGGGAGGGGCCGTGGATGACGTAGTACGTCAACTCCTGCGTCTCGGCGCTGAACTGCACCCGGGAGACCGCCTCCGAGCCGACCTCGAAGGAGACCTTGCCCGGGTGGTCCACGAAGACGCCGTAGCCCGCGTCCGTGAGGTAGAACGGGACGTTCTTGTAGGCCTGTTCGGTGGCCGTGCCGCCGTCGGCGTTCCAGATGTCGACGACCTGGCCGTTCTTCACCAGCGGCCCGAAGCGCTCGCCGAGGCCGTACACCGAGGTGCCGACGGTCAGGTTGAGCTGCTCACGCAGGTAGTGCGCCCCGCTCGCGTCCCGCAGGATGCCCATGTTCTTGGTGCCGCTGCTGGTGAGGACGCGGCCGTCGGCCAGGAAGTCGACCTGCCAGGGTCCGGTGCGGGCGAACCGGACCGAGAGGGTGCCGGAGGTCAGGGTCGCGGAGTCCTCGTCGGACCCCGTGTGGGGGGTGAACTCCTCTTTCCTGAGCTCGAACTCGGGGCGGTCCGGCTGCTCGCCCTCGAAGTGGGTGAAGGTGATGCCGATGACGTCGGGCATCGGGGCGTGGGCGCTGATCGTCACGACCGGTCCCTTCAACAGGTCGCCGCGGTGGCGGATGGGCTGGGACGGCGCGTGGATCTCGAGCCCGCCGTCGGAGGCGACGACCTCGTGGACCACGGCCGGATGGTCCGCGGTGACGCCCTCGCGCAGCAGCCAGTAGCCGTCGGTGAACTTCATCGGTGGGGGGTCCTTACTTCACGGCACCCACGGCGATACCGCGGGTGAGGGTTCGCTGGAAGACGAGGAAGAACACGATCGCGGGGAGCACCCCGAGCAGGGCGGCCGCGTTGGTCATCGTGGCGTCCATCAGGCGCTGGCCCTGGAGGACGCCGAGGGCCACGGAGACCGTCTGGTTGTCGTTGGAGATCAGCATGACCAGGGGGAGCAGGAACTCGTTCCAGGTCCAGATGAAGAAGAAGACCAGCAGCACACCGAGCGTGGGGCGGCTGACGGGGACGACGATCCGCCACAGCACCTGCCACTTGTTCGCGCCGTCGATCCGGGCCGCTTCGAGGATCTCGCGGGGGAACTGGCCGAGCACCGCGGAGAGCAGGTAGGTGCCGAAGGCCGCCTGGATCACCGTGAACACGATGACGACGCTCAACCTCGTGTCGTAGAGGCCGACTTCCTTGCTCAGGTAGTAGACGGGGTAGACCAGCGCCTCCTGCGGCAGCATGTTCGCCAGCACGAAGAAGGCGAGGACCCAGGTCCGGCCCTTGATGCGGCCGATGCCGATCGCGTAGGCGTTCAGGACCGACAGGACCACGGCCAGGACCGCCACCGAGCCGCTGATCAGCACCGAGTTGACGAGCTTCTGACCGAAGTCGACCCGCTCCCAGAAGTCCTTGAGTCCCTGCGTGTAGAGGCCGTCGGGGAGGCTGAGGGGGCCGTTCTGGGCGTACTCCGCCGGGGACTTGAACGCGTTGACCGTGACGATCAGGAACGGCACGATCATGAACAGGGCCGCGACGCACAGGGCGATCAGCACCGGGTAGCGGCGCAGGGCGGTGGTCATGCGTCCGTCCTCTCCTGGAGCTTCAGACCGATCAGGGACAGCGCGAGGATGATCACCGTCAGCACGGTGGAGATCGCGGCGCCGTAGCCGACCTGTGTCTTCTCGAAGAACGTGGTGAAGGAGAAGTAGGAGGGCACGTTCGTGGCACCGCCGGGCCCGCCCTTGGTCAGGACGTACACCGCGCCGAACACCTTGAGCGCGGCGATCGAGCACCAGGTCAGCACGACGTAGATCTCGGGGCGGATCTGCGGCAGCGTGATGTGCCAGAAGCGGCGCCACCAGCCGGCGCCGTCCAGCTCGGCCGCCTCGTACAGCTGGGGGTCGACGCGTTGCAGCCCCGCCATGAAGATGACCAGCGGGAAGCCCAGCTGGACCCAGACCATCACGCCCATGACGGAGTAGAGGGCGAGGTCGGGGTCGCCGAGCCAGTCCTGCTGCCAGGAGCCGAGACCGATCGCCTTCAGGAGGGCGTTGAGGGAGCCGTTGTCGGGGGCGAGGATCCAGCTCCAGACGATGCCGGCGACCGCGATCGGCAGCACCTGGGGGAGGTAGAAGCAGGCGCGCAGGACGGCGGCGAACCGGGTGCCGAAGTGCTTGCCCACGAAGTCGAACAGGGCGGCGGCGAGGACCAGCCCGAGCGCCGTGGGGATCGCCGCCATCGCCACGACCATGAAGAGGCTGTGCCGGAAGGACGCCCAGAACTCCGAGTCGTCCATCAGTTCGCGGTAGTTGGCGAGCCCGGACCAGGTCGGCGAGCCCACGCCCTGCCAGTCCGTGAAGCTCACATACGTGTTCATCACGAACGGCAGGACGATGACCGCGAGGAAGGCGAGGGCGCCCGGCAGGAGGAAGAGGGCGTAGGAGTCGCGTGGGCGGCGCGGGGGCCGTTGCGCCGTGCTCCTGCCGGCCACCCGCGTCCCGCGCTCGACGGTCACCGTCATTGCTTCGGCGCGCCCTTGTCGTAGGCCTCCTGGAGATCGCTGAGGTAGCCGTCCGGCTTCTCGCTGCCGGTGATCAGCTTCTGGGTGCCGGAGACCAGGACGTCGTAGAAGCCGGGGACCGGCCAGTCCGGGTAGAAGGCCAGGCCGTCGTTCTTCGACAGGGTGTTGAAGTCGTCGATCAGGGTCTTCGACCGGGGGTCGGTGATGGCGGAGGCGTCGGCCGCGACCGGGACACCACCGGAGTTGCCGAGCAGGTTCTGGATCTTCTTCGACATGGTGATGTCGATGAAGTCGTAGGCGAGGTCCTTGTTCTTCGAACCCTGCGGTACGACCCAGAGGTTGCCGCCGGAGCCCAGG
Above is a window of Streptomyces griseorubiginosus DNA encoding:
- a CDS encoding LacI family DNA-binding transcriptional regulator; translated protein: MVKITDVARRAGVSPSTVSYALSGKRPISEETRQRVENAIRELGYRPHAGARALAGRRSNVLALVVPLRTGIHVPTVMQFAVSVVTTARRHDHDVLLLTQEEGEEGLHRVADTALVDGLVMMDVQLDDPRLPLLRALDLPSVLIGVPAVADGLTCVDLDFQAAGEACVEHLARLGHRSVALIGSPPEVYVRGTAYAGRVVQGFTAAADRAGMSSTVLPCEPDAARGVAEQLLREQPALTGVVVHNEPLLEPLVDAFAHLGLRVPTDLSITAICPDELAESTHVPITSVTLPAAELGTRAVELLIRKLDGAPVPESTLLPPRMTERASTGRRTVP
- the yicI gene encoding alpha-xylosidase, with protein sequence MKFTDGYWLLREGVTADHPAVVHEVVASDGGLEIHAPSQPIRHRGDLLKGPVVTISAHAPMPDVIGITFTHFEGEQPDRPEFELRKEEFTPHTGSDEDSATLTSGTLSVRFARTGPWQVDFLADGRVLTSSGTKNMGILRDASGAHYLREQLNLTVGTSVYGLGERFGPLVKNGQVVDIWNADGGTATEQAYKNVPFYLTDAGYGVFVDHPGKVSFEVGSEAVSRVQFSAETQELTYYVIHGPSPKEIIRKYTALTGRPALPPAWSFGLWLSTSFTTSYDEETVTSFIDGMKDRELPLSVFHFDCFWMREFNWCDFQWDPRVFPDPEGMLARLHARGLRVSVWINPYIAQRSPLFAEGKALGHLLKRPDGSVWQWDLWQPGMALVDFTSPAARDWYASKLEALLAQGVDCFKTDFGERVPLDVEWSDGSDPERMHNYYTYLYNRTVFDVLRKHRGEQEAVVFARSATAGSQQFPVHWGGDCEATYESMAESLRGGLSLGLSGFGFWSHDIGGFEGTPSPALFKRWLAFGLLSSHSRLHGSSSYRVPWLFDEESVDVLRHFTRLKLSLMPYLYEAARTAHAEGVPVMRAMLLEFPDDPGCAHLERQYMLGPDLLVAPVFTDSGDVSYYVPEGTWTHFVTGETVTGPRWVRERHDFMSVPLLVRPGAVIPVGAVDYRPDYDHADGVTLRAYGLARGEQVTVRAGEVAFTVVREGDTLRASCGDPSAPWGLAAGDRVVRAQAGTGFLSLELG
- a CDS encoding carbohydrate ABC transporter permease — protein: MTTALRRYPVLIALCVAALFMIVPFLIVTVNAFKSPAEYAQNGPLSLPDGLYTQGLKDFWERVDFGQKLVNSVLISGSVAVLAVVLSVLNAYAIGIGRIKGRTWVLAFFVLANMLPQEALVYPVYYLSKEVGLYDTRLSVVIVFTVIQAAFGTYLLSAVLGQFPREILEAARIDGANKWQVLWRIVVPVSRPTLGVLLVFFFIWTWNEFLLPLVMLISNDNQTVSVALGVLQGQRLMDATMTNAAALLGVLPAIVFFLVFQRTLTRGIAVGAVK
- a CDS encoding sugar ABC transporter permease, producing MTVTVERGTRVAGRSTAQRPPRRPRDSYALFLLPGALAFLAVIVLPFVMNTYVSFTDWQGVGSPTWSGLANYRELMDDSEFWASFRHSLFMVVAMAAIPTALGLVLAAALFDFVGKHFGTRFAAVLRACFYLPQVLPIAVAGIVWSWILAPDNGSLNALLKAIGLGSWQQDWLGDPDLALYSVMGVMVWVQLGFPLVIFMAGLQRVDPQLYEAAELDGAGWWRRFWHITLPQIRPEIYVVLTWCSIAALKVFGAVYVLTKGGPGGATNVPSYFSFTTFFEKTQVGYGAAISTVLTVIILALSLIGLKLQERTDA